The genomic segment GTGCAACCGGATGTTCCATAATCCGCTCATATTCTTTTGCAAGCCGCTTTGCATTTTCAATTGTCATAAACACGGAATTGTCGAAGCCCATACCGGTTTTTGCGAGCCGCCCCGTAATCACAAAAGGCTGATTAAAGAACTTAACCTCGGAATGCGTATCCCCGACGATGTTACTGCCCACGACAATCTGGTTATCGGTAAGCGGTAACCGAATCTGTTTTTCGAGCCACGGCTTGATATTAAAATCGGAATCAAAGTCGATGCCGATTACCTGCAACGGAAACGAACAGCATCCGGCGGAAAGGGTTGCGATAAAAAGCTGCGGAGAAGCGAGATCAACACCTTCAATCTTTTTAAGGCGGTCTACGACCTCGGACTTAAAGTAAAAGCTGTTCGGTTCACCCCGCAGCAGTGCGCTTTCGATTTTTGAATCATACCCCTGCGGTACGACAATGATGTCTGCACCCAGCCGGTTCGACAGCGACTGCATTCCGCCGTTCAAACTCTTGACCAAAAAGCTGCCTGCAAAAAGACTGAACGCCAGCACCGCGGTCAGCACAATCAAACTCACCGTCCTAAACGGCTTGCGTTTAAGGTTCTGTTTCGCAAGTTCGATAACCGTTAATTTTTTGACCGGTTCGGAATCTGCCATCGTTACTACTCCGCCTTCGCCTGTTTAAGCGCAATACCGACTACGTTCTCAAACAGTTCATAAGATACGGTCGCGCCGGCAATCGCATCCACTTTATCAAGCTGTTGCGTTTCAACCAGTTTCGGTCCGTACTTTTCGGCATTCTTAATTGCGTTCTGCGCAATTTTGTATAAACCGGCATTCTTAATCACTCCGTCGGTTTTGCCGTAGTCCTCGCCTTTCAGCGTTCCGTCCTTCTCGTAGGATAGAAATTCACAGTCAGTAATTTTACCGTCTTTAATCGTTATCGTTACCTCGGCATTTCCGCCCCAATCGTCTTTAATACCGGAAACCGCTTTGTAAATGCCGTCTTTATACCGTACCTCAGTCTGCGTTTCCTGTGCCGATTGTCCGGTCTGCTGCGCCGTCCCTTCATTTTTACTACACCCTGCAAAACAAAACGCCGCAAGTGCCAATGTAATTGTGAATATACGCAAAGATATTTTTTCCATTTTCCGCTCCTTGGTGATTTACGTATGGATCAGTTTTATTATAAATTCCGCACTACATTATCTCTATAGATATTTAATCATAAATGTAGCAACTACTCCAGTAATGAGTACAATTACACATTACCAATTAATATATTGCACTATAGTACGTTTTCTTGAAGATTTCAACTTTCCGATGTTCTATGTATCCGCCCTCAGCCAATCCGCTATATCAACAATACGGACACCTTCATATTGATATTGTTCATGCCGTGTCCGCGCAATGATCATCTTAGGGTAGGCGTCTTTTATTTGAAAAAGCGGAGCCGTTTCCCGTTCAAATGTTTGCTTATGTGTAATATCATCGCTGACTTGAATATACACTTTTTCATCATGCCGGATTGCAACAAAGTCAATTTCTTTTTTATAGAGTACTCCAGTATAGACTTCATAGCCGCGCCGCAGCAATTCTATCGCAACAATGTTTTCGTACATGCGCCCAAAGTCGAGGTTCTTTGTTCCGAGCTTTGCATATCTGAACGCATGGTCGCAAAGATAGTATTTGTCTTGACTTGCAAGATATTTTTTACCGCGAATATCATACCGGCGGACTTTATAGAATGCGTAGGCATTCGTAAGATACTGTAAGTATGATCCGATAGATTTATCATTCGTCTTTTCTTTATACGAGGTAAGAGTGTCTGCTAAACTCCTCGTAGAAACTTCGGATGAAATGTTATCCATCAGAAAATTCGCAAGCTTTTCCAATAATCCCGGATTTCTGATTTTATACTTTTGTCGTATATCCCGAACAATTAGCGTTTCAAAGACACTCGTAATATACGTATATTTTTCTTTTTCTTGTTGATACAGATAGCTGCCTGACATACCGCCTTGCCGTACAAATGCATCGAACGCTGCATAGATATCATTTTGTTCATCGTCAAAATAGGCAAGAAATTCATTAAACGAAAATGGCAGAACATGAATTTCAAATGTTCTACCCGTAAAGAGGGTTGCTAAATCACTTGAGAGCAAAAAAGCATTTGAACCGGTAATATAAATATGATATTTTTCGCTTGTATGCAGAGCGTTTATCGCTTTTTCAAAGCCGCGGCACA from the Treponema medium genome contains:
- a CDS encoding ABC transporter permease, translating into MADSEPVKKLTVIELAKQNLKRKPFRTVSLIVLTAVLAFSLFAGSFLVKSLNGGMQSLSNRLGADIIVVPQGYDSKIESALLRGEPNSFYFKSEVVDRLKKIEGVDLASPQLFIATLSAGCCSFPLQVIGIDFDSDFNIKPWLEKQIRLPLTDNQIVVGSNIVGDTHSEVKFFNQPFVITGRLAKTGMGFDNSVFMTIENAKRLAKEYERIMEHPVAQDEDLISSVMVRIKPNADVKTVAKRILAEFEGEQIYPLISKRMMTNISASIANLNVYIYVLLALLWLLSFIVLAVSFSSIFHERKEEFGMLRIIGGTNKKLAQLASAEAFIISASGAGIGTVLSCLIVLLFNQAIIAGLKMPFLTPPVLWILLCALLTLSVISVIGPLAALKTIHGFTKQEPALQLQG
- a CDS encoding ATP-binding protein, with translation MKIIPRLSYLTQLIQTVQTPDIKVITGVRRAGKSKLLESFIEYVTAHIQNANIIRINFNALETEPLAEYHALYHFIEEHFMVEKENFLFIDEVQMCRGFEKAINALHTSEKYHIYITGSNAFLLSSDLATLFTGRTFEIHVLPFSFNEFLAYFDDEQNDIYAAFDAFVRQGGMSGSYLYQQEKEKYTYITSVFETLIVRDIRQKYKIRNPGLLEKLANFLMDNISSEVSTRSLADTLTSYKEKTNDKSIGSYLQYLTNAYAFYKVRRYDIRGKKYLASQDKYYLCDHAFRYAKLGTKNLDFGRMYENIVAIELLRRGYEVYTGVLYKKEIDFVAIRHDEKVYIQVSDDITHKQTFERETAPLFQIKDAYPKMIIARTRHEQYQYEGVRIVDIADWLRADT
- a CDS encoding FMN-binding protein is translated as MEKISLRIFTITLALAAFCFAGCSKNEGTAQQTGQSAQETQTEVRYKDGIYKAVSGIKDDWGGNAEVTITIKDGKITDCEFLSYEKDGTLKGEDYGKTDGVIKNAGLYKIAQNAIKNAEKYGPKLVETQQLDKVDAIAGATVSYELFENVVGIALKQAKAE